From a single Corvus moneduloides isolate bCorMon1 unplaced genomic scaffold, bCorMon1.pri scaffold_114_arrow_ctg1, whole genome shotgun sequence genomic region:
- the LOC116438782 gene encoding serine/threonine-protein kinase pim-1-like: LVGLQVAIKRVARESVLQWYELPDGTRVPMEIVLMEKVGSGCHNIIRLLDWFELPDSFLLVMERPEPSQDLLAFLLEQGFLCEEMARWLFCQVLEAVRHCTACGVLHRDIKPENLLVDPESGDLKLIDFGCGTFLQEQAFTRFAGAHMYSPPEWICLGCYHGHSATIWSLGVLLYVMVCGNMPFQEDRDIVSGQLFFWQQVSPECQHLIRWCLSKHPADRPELEEILHHPWVRGRRL, from the exons CTCGTGGGCTTGCAGGTGGCCATCAAACGCGTAGCCCGGGAGAGCGTCCTGCAGTGGTACGAGCTG CCCGACGGCACCCGTGTTCCCATGGAGATCGTGCTCATGGAGAAGGTGGGCTCTGGCTGCCACAACATCATCCGGCTCCTcgactggtttgagctgcctgacAGCTTCCTGCTGGTGATGGAGCGTCCAGAGCCATCGCAGGATCTCCTGgccttcctgctggagcaggggttCCTGTGCGAGGAGATGGCGCGCTGGCTTTTctgccaggtgctggaggcCGTGCGGCACTGCACCGCCTGCGGCGTCCTGCACCGGGACATCAAGCCGGAGAACCTCCTCGTGGACCCAGAGAGCGGCGACCTGAAGCTCATCGACTTCGGTTGCGGCACCTTCCTCCAGGAGCAGGCCTTCACGCGATTTGCCG GAGCACACATGTACAGCCCACCCGAGTGGATCTGCCTTGGCTGCTACCACGGCCATTCAGCAACCATCTGGTCGCTGGGCGTGCTGCTGTACGTCATGGTCTGCGGGAACATGCCCTTCCAGGAGGACCGTGACATCGTGTCAGGGCAGCTCTTCTTCTGGCAGCAGGTCTCTCCAG AGTGCCAACATCTGATCCGCTGGTGTTTGTCCAAGCACCCCGCGGACAggccagagctggaggagatCTTGCACCACCCTTGGGTGCGGGGCAGGCGTCTTTGA
- the LOC116438783 gene encoding serine/threonine-protein kinase pim-1-like — protein sequence PRPRASRRGPASVRLSPSWLWRCWAGISAWLLGTIASPWLRLARPRPLPPPRPRPRPRLLPGPAGDTGGAAAPAASAASSPLRSPPLLSAAAGPEPPVSASKEPTCGHGRPGAVERRSGAVPGPGPSADGRVSPARKAQQGLKERYRLGSLLGRGGFGSVLAATRLSDGAPVAIKRVPRNRIHHWGQLPDGTRAPLEIVLLHKVSAGFPGIVQLHEWLELPSNVVMVLERPERSQDLLHFIWARGFLCEEVARHLFCQVLEAVRHCTSCGVLHRDIKPENILVDLATGQAKLIDFGCGTYLQAAAYTSFAGTPSYSPPEWTHLGWYHGEAATVWSLGIVLHQMVCGEHPFRRGWNSTWGRLSLPRRLSPECQDLIRRCLSVLSSERPSLEDLSCDPWMQDIPVP from the exons ccccggccccggGCGTCCCGCCGCGGTCCCGCCTCCGTCCGGCTCTCGCCGTCCTGGCTGTGGCGCTGCTGGGCGGGCATCAGTGCCTGGCTCCTGGGCACCATCGCCAGCCCCTGGCTCCGGCTGGCCCGACCCCGACCCCTACCCCCACCCCGACCCCGACCCCGGCCTCGGCTCCTCCCGGGGCCCGCCGGGGACACAGgcggcgcggccgctcccgccgcctccGCAGCCTCTTCCCCGCTCCGAAGTCCGCCTCTCTTGAGCGCGGCCGCCGGCCCCGAGCCGCCGGTGTCCGCTTCAAAAGAGCCAACATGTGGACATGGCCGGCCCGGGGCGGTTGAGCGGCGCTCGGGGGCCGTTCCTGGCCCCGGGCCGAGCGCTGACGGCCGCGTCTCGCCGGCACGGAAGGCGcagcagggcctgaaggagcgGTACCGGCTGGGTTCGCTGCTGGGGCGCGGCGGCTTCGGCAGCGTCTTGGCGGCGACGCGGCTCTCGGACGGCGCCCCG GTGGCCATCAAACGGGTGCCACGGAACCGCATCCACCATTGGGGCCAGCTG CCCGACGGCACCCGAGCACCACTGGAGATCGTGCTGCTGCACAAGGTGTCCGCTGGCTTCCCCGGCATCGTCCAGCTCCACGAGTGGCTGGAGCTCCCCAGCAACGTGGTGATGGTGCTGGAGCGCCCGGAGCGGTCTCAGGACCTCCTGCACTTCATTTGGGCACGGGGCTTCCTGTGCGAGGAGGTGGCGCGGCACCTGTTctgccaggtgctggaggcCGTGCGGCACTGCACCAGCTGCGGGGTCCTGCACCGGGACATCAAACCAGAGAACATCCTGGTTGACCTGGCCACCGGGCAGGCCAAACTCATCGACTTTGGCTGTGGCACCTACCTGCAAGCCGCAGCCTACACCAGCTTTGCAG GAACACCGTCCTACAGCCCCCCGGAATGGACGCACCTCGGCTGGTACCACGGCGAGGCAGCGACTGTCTGGTCCCTGGGCATCGTGCTGCACCAGATGGTCTGCGGGGAGCACCCTTTCAGGAGGGGCTGGAACAGCACCTGGGGCCGGCTCTCGCTCCCACGACGGCTCTCTCCAG AGTGCCAGGATCTCATCCGACGGTGTTTATCCGTGCTCTCCTCGGAAAGGCCCTCATTAGAAGACCTGTCCTGTGATCCTTGGATGCAGGATATTCCCGTGCCgtag